In Capsicum annuum cultivar UCD-10X-F1 chromosome 7, UCD10Xv1.1, whole genome shotgun sequence, one genomic interval encodes:
- the LOC107878479 gene encoding uncharacterized protein LOC107878479, producing the protein MARASNLSSFFDRPTELFCFETLKDKHFKGMFKRGNRMLKQRNNAQSIRMPVITAFCIVICVLVWVLYRESGEKSDSFSGVIKENLNSFSSSVKLDPTVEFRNGTDLIWQIPDSPKAVLFLAHGCNGKAANFWDRSPKCLNCVGLPEERLIVLSALARRFAVLAVSSAGRCWSMEDERLIVKDIIEWWVVKQKLQSLPLVALGASSGGYFVSVLATDLRFSSITIMIAEGLFDRMDIPKSYPPTLFVHMPKDKTRRLKIERYLTLLKGEGIDVAEVKCVEFALSPNLLADRIPGLDLATSVKLYSLFQEKGFIDTKGFMRNDGRAIQWKPALKERDVVLLDKSIADHIQEEMNLAFAYHEMTSLQSEKIFNWFETHMS; encoded by the exons TTTGTTTCGAGACATTAAAGGACAAACACTTCAAAG GCATGTTCAAACGCGGAAACAGGATGCTGAAACAACGAAATAATGCCCAAAGTATACGAATGCCTGTTATTACTGCATTTTGCATTGTAATTTGTGTTCTAGTTTGGGTTTTATATAGGGAAAGTGGAGAAAAATCTGATTCATTTTCTGGTGtaatcaaagaaaatttgaatagcTTTAGCTCTTCGGTTAAGTTAGACCCGACTGTGGAGTTCAGAAATGGGACAGATTTAATATGGCAAATCCCAGACTCACCCAAGGCAGTTCTCTTTCTGGCACATGGTTGTAATGGTAAAGCAGCTAACTTTTGGGACAGATCACCTAAGTGCCTAAATTGTGTGGGTCTACCAGAAGAAAGGCTTATCGTCCTTAGTGCCTTAGCTAGGAGATTTGCAGTTCTTGCTGTATCTAGTGCTGGGAGGTGCTGGTCGATGGAAGATGAAAGGTTGATCGTTAAAGATATTATCGAATGGTGGGTTGTGAAACAAAAGCTTCAAAGCCTGCCTCTTGTAGCTTTGGGTGCTTCATCTGGTGGATATTTTGTTTCGGTCCTTGCGACTGATTTAAGGTTCAGTAGCATAACAATAATGATTGCCGAGGGATTGTTTGATCGAATGGACATTCCGAAGAGTTACCCTCCTACCCTTTTTGTACACATGCCCAAAGATAAAACGAGAAGGTTGAAAATAGAGAGATACTTGACTCTCCTGAAGGGTGAAGGGATTGATGTTGCAGAGGTCAAATGCGTGGAGTTTGCATTGTCGCCTAATCTCTTAGCTGATAGAATTCCAGGTCTTGATCTAGCTACCTCTGTGAAGTTGTATAGTCTGTTCCAAGAAAAAGGTTTCATTGATACAAAAGGTTTCATGAGAAATGACGGGCGTGCAATACAGTGGAAACCGGCTCTCAAGGAGAGAGACGTTGTTCTACTGGACAAGTCCATCGCTGATCACATTCAAGAGGAAATGAATCTCGCATTTGCTTATCATGAAATGACTAGTTTGCAGTCTGAGAAAATTTTTAACTGGTTTGAAACTCATATGAGCTGA